Proteins from one Coffea arabica cultivar ET-39 chromosome 8c, Coffea Arabica ET-39 HiFi, whole genome shotgun sequence genomic window:
- the LOC113705601 gene encoding ferredoxin C 2, chloroplastic-like produces the protein MSAISSSLFSRLPPIHRHRLHTAPHLNYPKHRCSSKTTSELRTPPASVTGQNGSSSCSLSVPSHKVTVHDRQRDIVHEFFVPEDQYILHTAESQNISLPFACRHGCCTSCAVRVKSGQLRQPEALGISAELKSKGYALLCVGFPSSDLEVETQDEDEVYWLQFGRYFARGPVERDDYALELAMGDE, from the exons ATGTCCGCCATCTCTTCTTCTCTCTTCTCCCGGCTACCGCCTATCCACCGCCACCGACTTCACACCGCACCTCACCTAAATTACCCCAAACACCGATGCAGCAGCAAAACGACGTCGGAGCTCCGCACGCCACCTGCTTCGGTCACCGGCCAAAACGGTAGCAGCAGTTGCTCCCTGTCAGTCCCGTCCCACAAGGTCACCGTTCATGACCGCCAACGTGATATCGTTCACGAATTCTTCGTCCCCGAG GACCAGTATATATTGCATACGGCTGAATCGCAGAATATAAGTCTTCCATTTGCTTGCAGGCAcg GTTGTTGTACTAGCTGTGCTGTTCGCGTAAAATCTGGGCAACTTAGACAACCAGAGGCCCTCGGGATATCAGCGGAACTGAAATCTAAG GGTTATGCACTTCTTTGTGTGGGTTTCCCATCATCTGACCTTGAAGTTGAAACACAAGATGAGGATGAG GTGTACTGGCTTCAATTCGGAAGATATTTTGCCCGAGGACCTGTC GAAAGGGATGACTATGCCTTGGAGCTAGCCATGGGAGATGAATAA
- the LOC113705420 gene encoding late embryogenesis abundant protein 18-like, whose amino-acid sequence MHSVKEKVSNAAAAAQEKVEIMIAKGEEKAEKAAARTEAEKVIAKEGRKVKEAEAKMKLHETKAENAAEKLKHSRPVYGHHDPVVGGGQGHHAPVGTAANPTTVVPTAAYPAGSHPPGHHHTKHV is encoded by the exons ATGCATTCAGTCAAAGAGAAGGTTAGCAATGCAGCAGCTGCAGCCCAAGAGAAGGTTGAGATCATGATAGCCAAAGGTGAAGAGAAG GCGGAGAAAGCTGCAGCAAGGACAGAGGCAGAAAAGGTGATAGCCAAGGAGGGAAGGAAAGTTAAGGAAGCTGAAGCAAAGATGAAGCTGCACGAAACCAAAGCAGAGAACGCAGCAGAAAAGCTAAAGCATTCTCGCCCTGTTTATGGTCACCACGACCCAGTGGTTGGAGGAGGTCAAGGGCATCATGCCCCTGTTGGGACTGCAGCCAACCCAACAACTGTGGTTCCAACTGCTGCTTACCCTGCGGGGAGCCATCCTCCCGGCCACCATCATACCAAACACGTCTAG
- the LOC113705419 gene encoding uncharacterized protein → MGLFRRLAGFLGIAKDEAEELKEEDENDAVSTSAAAQHPQRKGFSVPVQVAVDRPLSGPVLVPCSSGNGGVQGFRWYAKRLRMDEDGDVADEFLDEIPPEKYAIDKEHHKSLPRFQAKYSTRPVKLSNQARCLNGTIQFGVEYQGRLEWV, encoded by the exons ATGGGTTTATTCAGAAGACTAGCTGGGTTTTTAGGGATCGCCAAAGATGAAGCAGAAGAATTGAAAGAAGAGGATGAGAACGACGCCGTCTCCACTTCCGCAGCCGCTCAGCATCCCCAACGTAAAGGCTTCAGTGTCCCCGTCCAAGTCGCCGTCGATAGACCTCTATCCGGTCCTGTTCTCGTCCCCTGCTCCTCCGGCAATGGCGGCGTTCAG GGATTTAGATGGTATGCCAAGCGTCTTAGGATGGATGAAGATGGTGATGTTGCAGATGAGTTCCTTGATGAGATTCCCCCAGAGAAATATGCAATAGATAAAGAGCATCACAAGTCATTGCCGAGGTTTCAAGCCAAATACAGCACCAGGCCGGTGAAGCTGAGCAACCAAGCAAGATGTCTCAACGGTACAATTCAATTTGGTGTGGAATACCAAGGTAGGCTGGAGTGGGTGTAA